From Ureaplasma urealyticum serovar 8 str. ATCC 27618:
AAAAAGCTAAAGATGATCAAAAGCTTATTTTAAAATTATTAAAAGAGAATAAACTAATTTCAAAAACTCAGTTTAATGCTCATCGTTTAGAATTAAAAAATGCAATTAATGAAATGATTGATGAACATTATCAACTATTAGATAAATATAGCGTTGATTTTGAAAAACTAAGTTTTAAATTAAAACGTTGATTCTATGGAATTGGTAAAGAAATTCGACGTACTTCTTGAGCTTCTAAACGCTCTGTTCTTGTTAGTTTGATTATTGTAATTATTATTGTTTTAATTCTTGCAGCAATCTTTTTTGGAATTGATTCAGGTTTTTATAAACTATCAGCAAAATAAAATTTTGAAAGTAAAGGAAAAAATTATGGCATATAAAATTAAAGATTTAGATTCTAAATTATTAAGTGACTTAAAAATTGATTTAAATCATACGCATCAATGATATATCGTAACGGTTGTAAGTGGTAATG
This genomic window contains:
- the secE gene encoding preprotein translocase subunit SecE, encoding MANEKKQKTNKYLTYQDQEYERNLLLEKERKQQKKLLAQQTYRELNLHKSLIKKAKDDQKLILKLLKENKLISKTQFNAHRLELKNAINEMIDEHYQLLDKYSVDFEKLSFKLKRWFYGIGKEIRRTSWASKRSVLVSLIIVIIIVLILAAIFFGIDSGFYKLSAK